From the genome of Medicago truncatula cultivar Jemalong A17 chromosome 2, MtrunA17r5.0-ANR, whole genome shotgun sequence:
GCTCCTATATTTCCCTTTTTAACCAATCATCATTctcaatttctatttttttgcataaaccAAACCACGCATGTTTTATCTTGCGTGGCTTGGATTGGATTCaggttcattcaattcaacTTGTTTggaaaattcaatattttcagTCAAACCCTTTCTCTCTGCATATGTTtcaggtttttttttccttgtctTCAATATCATAGGTTACATAGGTTTCAgtttttgtttccttaaaaaatgaaactttttaATGTTATCTGAGATTGTGTCTCAAATCAGGAAGTgggtcattgaaaaatataattttttcaattttatttgatcACATTGTTTATTCTATGTaataaaaaagagatttttttgctTGATTTTTGGTGAGGTTTGTAttgttttatgtaatttttgttAGGAGTTTGTTTAAGGTTTGAGAGTTGAAAGGATTTTCAATGGGTCTAGATGAGAGTGAAGTTAGAGTTGAGGTTTTGGATTCGGTCCGTGACGTGATTGATGAGAATTTGAGTAATTTGCTTGAAGGGGTTGGAGAAGTTGGAACTTCAAGAGAGGTTGATAATGATTCTGGATCCAATAAGGTGGAGGATGAGGAAGTTAAGGTTCAGGAAAAGTGTGATGAATTGGTTATGGTTGATCAAGGAACTAGTTGTAATTCAAGCAATTTGGTGAATCAAGAAGTGGTTGAGAGAGTGATTGTAATAGAGTCTGCTCATGTTCAGAATCAGTGTGTTAATGGAGAGGAGAGGAAATTAGAAGCAAAAGCTGATGAGTCAGGGCTTAGTTTGGTTTCGATGAAAGTGCCGAAAGGGGTGTCTGAAACTGATAAAGATTTATGTGTGATTGATATGAAGTGTAGCAGCCACAAAGGGTTTTATGAGAGTTCACAAGGTGAAAGGGTTTGTAGGATTTGTCATCTGGCTTTTGGGCAGGCATCGGATGCAACGGCTGTTGAAAATGCTAGTGCTGCAAATGGAGATTTAATTCAGCTCGGTTGTGCTTGTAAAGATGAGCTTGGCATTGCACATGTTCATTGTGCTGAGGTGTGGTTCAAGCTTAAGGGAAACAGGTATATGCTCTTGCTGAATTTCAGTTTGATTTCAATTTATTGTCAACTTATTGACATGTTTTTTGAGGTTTTGCATTGAAGATTTCGATATTGGTCACGTTCTTGATGCTGTCAACTTATTTTTGAAGTGCTAATGTTGTTGGGATTCTTAAGTTATTGTTAGTTGATTATCCAATTTTGAACATTTTCTGAAAGCTAATAATCCTCTTGCCATTTGTCTATTCTATCTTTGTGTTATGTTACCTTGATAAATTGGAACATTCACgacttcaaaaataatattggACTGTGCGTGTATGGTACTTTAATACTAAATGTTATTAGATTAGAACAAGAGTTAAGAAGTAGGATTTTTCAAGACCACAATCACCTATCCTTCAGTTGAGAGCATTTCTAACACCTTCAAATGCTTTCCAGATTCATTGATGGGCTTATGCTTGAATTTATCCTTAATTTGGAGTTCAGATtctgaaattgaattttttacaaTTA
Proteins encoded in this window:
- the LOC25485992 gene encoding uncharacterized protein; translation: MGLDESEVRVEVLDSVRDVIDENLSNLLEGVGEVGTSREVDNDSGSNKVEDEEVKVQEKCDELVMVDQGTSCNSSNLVNQEVVERVIVIESAHVQNQCVNGEERKLEAKADESGLSLVSMKVPKGVSETDKDLCVIDMKCSSHKGFYESSQGERVCRICHLAFGQASDATAVENASAANGDLIQLGCACKDELGIAHVHCAEVWFKLKGNRLCEICGETAKNVSGVASNGFMEEWNDRRFMENDDNSSRRFGGCWRGQPFCNFLMACLVIAFILPWFFHVDMF